A genomic region of Lasioglossum baleicum chromosome 16, iyLasBale1, whole genome shotgun sequence contains the following coding sequences:
- the Eif2balpha gene encoding eukaryotic translation initiation factor 2B subunit alpha, translating into MDKQEICEYFNGIIKNEKDVSAGVAAIRTLLKVLEFSKSETVQELRYCLQNAIDAMRSTDNPVTAIASGSELFLRFITLATLDTSSIAECKDIMLRRGKMFHEKLVAARGKVAKVASYFIMDGSKILTHSKSRVVLQALTDAAASGKIFEVYVTCSAPDNSGRKMCQNLLRAGVSCTLILDSAVGYVMEKVDMVMVGAEGVAESGGIINKVGTYTMAMCAKEVKKPFYVLTESFKFSRIYPLNQVDLPDEFKYTASTLKKDLQKEHPLVDYTPPHYISLLFTDLGILTPSAVSDELIKLYL; encoded by the exons ATGGATAAACAAG AAATATGTGAATACTTCAATGGTATTATTAAAAACGAGAAAGATGTTTCCGCTGGGGTGGCTGCCATACGAACGTTACTGAAAGTTCTGGAGTTTTCAAAGT CCGAGACAGTCCAGGAACTTAGGTATTGTTTACAAAATGCGATAGACGCAATGAGATCCACGGATAATCCTGTCACTGCCATCGCATCTGGCAGCGAACTTTTTCTACGTTTCATAACCTTAGCAACGTTAGATACCTCG TCGATTGCAGAATGCAAGGATATCATGCTCCGTAGAGGGAAGATGTTTCATGAAAAATTAGTGGCAGCTAGAGGGAAAGTAGCAAAAGTAGCGTCTTATTTCATTATGGATGGGTCT AAAATACTTACGCATTCGAAATCTAGAGTTGTATTACAAGCACTGACAGATGCTGCTGCTAGTGGTAAAATATTTGAGGTATACGTAACGTGTTCCGCCCCGGACAACAGCGG GAGGAAAATGTGTCAGAATTTATTGAGAGCAGGCGTATCGTGTACACTCATATTAGATTCTGCAGTGGGATACGTTATGGAGAAAGTCGATATGGTCATGGTGGGGGCAGAAGGTGTAGCGGAGAGTGGCGGTATTATCAACAAG GTTGGCACTTATACGATGGCCATGTGTGCTAAAGAAGTGAAAAAGCCTTTCTACGTACTTACAGaaagtttcaaattttcaagaatttatCCCTTAAATCAAGTTGATTTGCCAGACGAGTTCAAG TATACGGCAAGCACATTGAAAAAAGATTTACAAAAGGAACACCCATTAGTTGATTACACGCCACCCCATTATATTAGTCTATTGTTTACCGATTTGGGAATTTTGACTCCTTCGGCCGTTAGCGACGAACTTATCAAATTATATTTGTAA
- the Sac1 gene encoding phosphatidylinositol-3-phosphatase SAC1, with protein MKLYTDVYDKLYLYITPEKFYVEPVGTKVLLVVDRVSQQIYTQAGTASQIPSTASRRKIWGIIGTIRLLACRYLIIITEAMEIGTIAGHQIYRIVTTEVIPYTKSSLHLSEKQTQSNSTYLEMIKSVLNTPYFYFSYTYDLSHTMQRLHNTPPEFLEMPLHDRADLRFVWNTYLMQDLTSRPEQYKFCLPIIHGFVSLNTITVTGSTSFNLGIVSRRNVHRAGTRLFSRGIDSTGNVSNYVETEQLIEYNGHRISFVQTRGSIPLFWYQAPNLKYKPKPQLSPHEDHQTACARHLEAQIFHYGKQILINLIDQHGLEAPLEKAYQNVVQRINNQNVHYEGFDFHAECGRLRWNRLNLLLDRLTPELEQMGYFFLLSDGTLLTAQDGVFRTNCIDCLDRTNVVQSMIAKRILNDALSRLEILRRIEDHPSVEDHFKRIWADNADVVSIQYSGTGALKTDFTRTGKRTKLGAMKDGINALTRYYKNNFTDGYRQDSLDLFLGRYIVQDGECTSVQCPLETERNWRYVTFPLVLLVASSMLVAHIILPSRYTTEILLYMLFWGAMVGGTFATIIHHGKQYVDKPKLL; from the exons ATGAAGTTATACACAGACGTGTACgataaattgtattt ATACATAACACCCGAGAAGTTCTATGTAGAACCTGTCGGAACTAAAGTGCTGCTTGTAGTTGATAGAGTGAGTCAGCAAATTTATACTCAAG CCGGTACAGCCAGTCAGATTCCATCGACTGCGAGTCGTAGGAAAATATGGGGTATAATAGGAACTATAAGGCTACTGGCTTGTCGTTATCTTATAATCATTACAGAGGCTATGGAAATTGGAACCATAGCAGGCCACCAGATTTATAGAATAGTTACGACAGAGGTTATACCGTATACAAAATCTTCGCTGCATCTCAGCGAGAAGCAAACACAAAGCAATTCCACATATTTGGAGATGATCAAATCTGTTTTAAATACGCCGTATTTCTATTTTAGTTATACGTATGACCTCAGTCATACAATGCAAAGACTTCATAATACACCACCTGAGTTCTTAGAG ATGCCGCTTCACGATAGAGCAGACCTGAGGTTTGTGTGGAACACTTATCTCATGCAAGATCTAACTTCAAGACCGGAGCAGTACAAGTTTTGCCTGCCGATTATACATGGAT TTGTGTCCTTAAACACCATCACCGTAACTGGTAGTACATCGTTCAATTTGGGCATCGTGTCCAGACGAAATGTACACCGTGCGGGGACAAGATtattttcgcgtggtatagaTTCTACGGGTAATGTTTCTAACTATGTGGAAACGGAACAATTGATCGAATACAACGGACATCGCATATCTTTTGTACAAACGCGCGGTTCTATACCGTTGTTCTGGTATCAGGCACCGAATTTAAAATACAAACCTAAACCACAATTGAGCCCCCACGAGGATCATCAAACTGCTTGTGCTCGGCACTTAGAAGCTCAAATATTCCACTATGGCAAGCAAATCTTGATCAATTTG ATTGATCAGCACGGTCTAGAAGCTCCGCTGGAGAAAGCGTATCAGAACGTAGTGCAACGAATTAACAATCAAAATGTTCACTACGAAGGTTTTGATTTTCATGCCGAATGTGGGCGACTCAGATGGAACCGATTGAATCTGTTACTCGACAGATTGACTCCTGAATTGGAGCAGATGGGTTACTTCTTCCTCCTGTCGGATGGAACGTTGTTGACTGCACAGGACGGCGTTTTCCGCACAAACTGTATTGATTGTCTCGATAGAACCAATGTTGTTCAAAGCATGATAGCGAAAAGGATTCTCAATGATGCCCTGTCAAGATTAGAAATCCTTAGGAGGATCGAAGACCATCCCAGCGTTGAAGACCATTTCAAGCGG ATTTGGGCTGATAACGCGGATGTGGTAAGTATTCAGTACTCAGGTACCGGTGCACTGAAGACAGATTTCACGCGAACCGGTAAACGGACTAAATTGGGCGCCATGAAAGACGGCATAAACGCTTTAACAAGATATTACAAGAATAACTTTACCGATGGCTACAGACAG GATTCCTTGGATTTATTCTTGGGCCGTTACATTGTCCAAGATGGCGAGTGCACGTCGGTTCAGTGTCCTTTGGAGACTGAAAGAAACTGGCGTTACGTCACGTTCCCGCTGGTGCTTCTTGTGGCATCTTCGATGCTAGTTGCTCACATAATTCTCCCGTCAAGATACACCACTGAGATTTTATTATACATGCTATTTTGGGGTGCCATGGTGGGCGGTACGTTCGCGACCATCATTCACCATGGCAAGCAGTACGTCGACAAACCTAAACTGCTTTAA